In a single window of the Chondrocystis sp. NIES-4102 genome:
- a CDS encoding ketol-acid reductoisomerase codes for MARMYYDEDANLDLLKDKTVAIIGYGSQGHAHALNLKDSGVNVIVGLYPSSRSKAKAEADGLTVHSVEDAAKAADLIMILLPDEVQKQVYTEQIAPHLSDGKILAFAHGFNIHFGQIIPPESVDVMMVAPKGPGHLVRRTYTQGQGVPCLFAVYQDATGEARDRAMAYAKGIGGTRAGILETSFREETETDLFGEQAVLCGGLSALIKTGFETLVEAGYQPELAYFECLHEVKLIVDLIVEGGLAKMRDSISTTAEYGDYTRGPRVVNENTRAEMRKILREIQAGDFARDFILENQSGKPGFTAMRRLEAEHPIEEVGKDVRAHFSWLKNEK; via the coding sequence ATGGCGCGGATGTATTATGACGAGGATGCTAACCTAGACCTGTTAAAGGACAAAACAGTAGCAATTATTGGTTATGGGTCTCAAGGACACGCCCACGCTCTTAACCTCAAAGACAGTGGTGTAAACGTTATTGTTGGTTTGTATCCTTCTAGTAGATCAAAAGCCAAAGCAGAAGCAGATGGGCTTACAGTTCATTCTGTAGAAGACGCAGCCAAAGCAGCAGATCTAATTATGATCCTGCTACCAGATGAAGTTCAAAAACAAGTTTATACAGAACAAATTGCGCCTCACTTAAGCGACGGTAAAATATTAGCCTTCGCCCACGGTTTCAATATTCATTTTGGTCAAATCATTCCCCCAGAGTCTGTAGACGTAATGATGGTTGCGCCAAAAGGCCCAGGACATTTAGTTAGACGCACCTACACTCAAGGACAGGGTGTACCTTGTCTGTTTGCCGTATATCAAGATGCTACAGGAGAAGCACGCGATCGCGCTATGGCTTATGCTAAAGGTATCGGTGGTACAAGAGCAGGTATTTTAGAAACTAGTTTTAGAGAAGAAACTGAAACAGATTTATTTGGTGAGCAAGCAGTTCTTTGTGGTGGCTTGAGTGCTTTAATTAAAACAGGGTTTGAAACTTTGGTAGAAGCTGGATATCAACCCGAACTTGCTTATTTTGAATGTTTGCATGAAGTTAAACTAATTGTCGATTTAATCGTTGAAGGTGGTTTAGCTAAGATGCGTGATAGTATTTCCACTACAGCAGAATACGGTGACTATACTCGTGGGCCTCGTGTAGTGAATGAAAATACTCGTGCTGAAATGCGTAAGATTTTGCGTGAAATTCAAGCAGGTGATTTTGCAAGAGACTTTATCCTCGAAAATCAATCTGGTAAACCTGGTTTTACTGCAATGCGTCGTTTAGAAGCTGAACATCCTATTGAGGAAGTAGGTAAAGATGTTCGCGCTCACTTTAGCTGGCTCAAAAACGAAAAGTAA